One genomic region from Microaerobacter geothermalis encodes:
- a CDS encoding nitroreductase family protein, which translates to MTTLKEKNIADVMKERSSIRNYKKGIKIPSEKLEQILQLATTAPSSWNLQHWKFIVVQEEENKKRLFPIAYRQQQVLDASAVVIVLGDTEANKNAETIYNEAVKAGYMTEEAKNDIVNNIQQVYQNVENVGVHEAIRNASFAAMQLMLAAKANDIDTCPMGGFDPVALREELNIPDRYIPVLMITLGYAEKPAHQTSRFPLEEVVIHESF; encoded by the coding sequence ATGACAACTTTGAAAGAAAAAAATATCGCTGATGTGATGAAGGAAAGAAGCAGTATAAGAAACTATAAAAAAGGGATTAAAATCCCTTCCGAGAAGTTGGAGCAAATTTTACAATTGGCCACGACAGCCCCTTCGTCTTGGAATTTGCAACATTGGAAATTTATCGTTGTTCAGGAAGAAGAAAATAAAAAACGGTTGTTCCCGATCGCCTATCGCCAACAGCAGGTTCTTGATGCTTCAGCTGTGGTCATTGTCCTTGGTGATACGGAGGCAAACAAGAACGCGGAAACGATTTATAATGAGGCTGTTAAAGCCGGCTATATGACGGAAGAGGCCAAGAATGACATTGTAAATAATATTCAACAGGTTTATCAAAATGTTGAAAATGTAGGGGTTCATGAAGCGATTCGCAATGCGTCCTTTGCTGCGATGCAACTCATGTTGGCTGCCAAAGCCAATGATATTGATACCTGTCCCATGGGAGGTTTCGATCCTGTTGCTTTACGAGAAGAATTAAACATTCCTGATCGGTATATTCCGGTCTTGATGATTACCTTGGGATACGCTGAAAAACCAGCCCATCAAACGAGTCGTTTTCCTTTAGAAGAAGTTGTGATACATGAAAGTTTTTAA
- a CDS encoding DUF438 domain-containing protein: MSEMINNREQHIHQNSERQEKLKEIFLELYNGKNVDEVKARFDQVIGTVTVEEVAQISQLQRSILESRDLPQSEVQRLSSAHMSILKGKIEDVQHPEDEPGHPIHTFKLENREIEKLIQSRLQPHLEQFAKEDSDDNIYKLLEDINLLLDIDKHYVRKEHLIFPYLEKYSIYGPSTNMWRIDDYIRDAIKETKRKLMNYNGDKQAVIEGAAYFIQQIYDMIYREENILFPMSMNHLTEDEWIKIAHESDEIGYCLTEPAAIWMPERKELNVKAISEGYIQLGTGVLSLNQLELLLNHLPVDITFIDDQDVVRYFSQGKERIFPRTKAVIGRTVQNCHPPKSAHIVEELLNDFKSGKKDSEDFWIKFRDKYVYIRYFAVRDENKKYIGTLEFTQNIDPIQAIKGEKRILS; the protein is encoded by the coding sequence ATGAGTGAGATGATCAATAACCGTGAACAACATATACATCAAAATTCAGAACGTCAAGAGAAATTAAAAGAAATTTTTTTGGAGCTTTATAACGGGAAAAATGTGGACGAGGTTAAGGCTCGTTTTGATCAAGTGATCGGCACAGTCACTGTTGAGGAAGTTGCTCAAATTTCCCAACTTCAACGCAGCATTTTAGAATCAAGGGATCTTCCTCAAAGTGAAGTGCAGCGCTTATCCTCTGCGCATATGTCCATTCTTAAAGGGAAGATCGAAGACGTTCAACATCCCGAGGATGAACCAGGACATCCAATTCATACGTTTAAACTGGAAAACAGGGAAATTGAAAAATTGATACAATCCAGGCTTCAACCGCATTTGGAACAGTTTGCAAAAGAGGATTCTGATGATAACATATACAAACTCTTGGAAGATATCAATCTTTTGCTAGATATTGATAAGCACTACGTCCGTAAAGAGCATCTTATTTTCCCTTACTTGGAAAAGTACAGTATATACGGACCGTCTACAAATATGTGGAGAATTGATGATTACATCCGCGACGCCATCAAGGAAACAAAACGAAAATTAATGAACTACAATGGGGATAAACAAGCCGTAATTGAAGGTGCAGCATACTTTATTCAGCAAATATACGACATGATCTACAGGGAGGAAAACATTCTTTTTCCGATGTCCATGAATCATCTGACCGAAGATGAATGGATTAAAATCGCCCATGAGAGTGATGAAATCGGCTATTGTTTAACTGAGCCAGCCGCAATATGGATGCCTGAAAGAAAAGAACTAAATGTGAAGGCGATATCTGAAGGGTATATTCAATTGGGAACTGGAGTGCTTTCCTTAAATCAGCTTGAGCTACTATTAAACCATCTCCCTGTTGACATTACCTTCATTGACGATCAAGATGTTGTCCGCTATTTCTCCCAAGGAAAAGAAAGAATCTTTCCACGAACCAAGGCTGTCATCGGGCGAACCGTTCAAAATTGCCATCCACCCAAAAGTGCCCATATAGTTGAAGAACTATTGAATGACTTCAAATCAGGGAAGAAAGATTCCGAGGATTTCTGGATCAAGTTCCGTGATAAATATGTATATATTCGTTATTTTGCTGTTCGGGATGAGAACAAAAAGTATATCGGCACCCTAGAATTCACACAGAATATCGATCCGATTCAAGCCATCAAAGGAGAGAAACGTATATTATCCTGA
- a CDS encoding GNAT family N-acetyltransferase → MYRKNIYVFDQDRPVPAVIRNYEERDFPGLIQIQQESFPPPFPQELWWNTEQLKNHVTLFPEGALCIEVDGEIAGSMTGFMVDFDPSHPEHTWEEITDQGYIRNHNPNGNTLYVVDICVRPSYRKFGLGKWLMFSMYDVVVHKGLERLLGGGRMPGYHKKANEMTAEQYLQAVVKGEFKDPVLTFLLRCGRTPVHVVANYLEDEESCHYGALMEWKNPFYAARSQQEE, encoded by the coding sequence ATGTATCGAAAGAACATTTATGTATTTGACCAAGATCGGCCTGTTCCGGCAGTCATCCGAAATTATGAAGAACGGGACTTTCCCGGATTAATTCAGATTCAGCAGGAAAGTTTTCCTCCCCCATTTCCCCAAGAGTTATGGTGGAACACAGAACAGCTGAAAAACCATGTTACACTTTTCCCTGAGGGGGCTTTATGTATTGAGGTTGATGGCGAAATTGCTGGCTCGATGACGGGATTCATGGTTGACTTCGATCCCAGCCATCCGGAACATACATGGGAAGAAATCACAGATCAAGGGTATATTCGCAACCATAATCCGAACGGGAATACGCTTTATGTAGTTGATATTTGTGTACGTCCATCCTATCGGAAATTTGGGTTGGGAAAATGGCTGATGTTTTCGATGTATGATGTTGTTGTTCATAAAGGATTGGAAAGACTGTTAGGTGGAGGAAGAATGCCTGGCTATCACAAGAAAGCGAATGAGATGACGGCGGAACAATATCTTCAAGCTGTAGTTAAAGGTGAATTTAAGGATCCTGTGCTCACTTTCCTGCTTCGCTGTGGCCGCACACCCGTTCATGTGGTAGCGAACTATCTAGAGGATGAAGAATCCTGTCATTATGGAGCCCTAATGGAATGGAAAAATCCTTTTTATGCAGCAAGATCTCAACAGGAAGAATAA
- the walK gene encoding cell wall metabolism sensor histidine kinase WalK encodes MSFANLRIFASIQWKLLVIYILLILIAMQLIGAYFIRALESYYVKNFSDTINTQANLLAFNLQRYFEGEHEWTNNEKMKLVQEDINHLVNNLVAIKGAEVQIVDQNGIIISSTQKEKELIGQKNTLIEVYHALLGTKSEEVKIDPVTGYRVKVLAVPIKRDNQVLGAVYLMASMEETYETIKQINRILATGTGVALLITSFLGIFLSKTITTPVKEITRQASDMAEGNFRNRVKVYGDDEIGQLGAAFNYLGERLTEALTQNEEEREKLSSIISNMSDGVIAEDDSEHIILINEKAQWLLGIGENEWINKSINDLLKLPDEDEFGPFTEKDNSFLLELGSSPDEIKNVRVIFSSIKRSGQRVGKIAVLQDMTEQVKLEVERKEFVANVSHELRTPLTTIKSYLEALEDGAVQDEQLAPKFFRVLQMETDRMIRLVNDLLQLAKMDSRQVQLSYQDTEMNLFLQDTIDRFSVQAKNKGITLKLVSPREIPNLRIDKDQMIQVMDNILSNAIKNTPQGGSITINASVKNNGFFVIDVIDNGIGIPKKELNKIFDRFYRVDKARSRNMGGTGLGLSIAREITKLHGGMISLDSELNKGTKVTVALPLNRESVVS; translated from the coding sequence ATGTCTTTCGCCAACCTTAGAATATTTGCGTCTATTCAATGGAAATTATTGGTAATCTATATTCTACTGATATTAATAGCCATGCAATTAATTGGTGCCTACTTTATTCGGGCTTTGGAATCTTACTATGTAAAAAATTTTTCAGATACCATCAACACCCAGGCCAATCTTTTAGCCTTTAATCTCCAGAGATATTTTGAAGGGGAACATGAATGGACCAATAATGAAAAAATGAAATTGGTTCAGGAGGATATAAATCATTTAGTAAACAATCTGGTAGCCATTAAGGGAGCTGAAGTTCAGATCGTTGATCAGAATGGGATTATCATCAGCTCTACCCAAAAAGAAAAAGAGTTGATTGGACAAAAAAATACGTTAATCGAAGTTTACCATGCTTTGCTCGGCACAAAGAGTGAAGAGGTTAAAATTGATCCTGTCACTGGATACCGAGTAAAAGTTTTAGCCGTTCCCATTAAGAGAGACAACCAAGTGTTGGGAGCGGTGTATCTGATGGCATCCATGGAAGAAACATATGAAACAATCAAGCAAATCAATCGGATCTTGGCTACCGGAACGGGAGTAGCCCTTTTGATCACGTCTTTTCTGGGAATATTTTTATCAAAAACCATCACCACACCAGTAAAGGAAATTACGAGACAGGCTTCCGATATGGCTGAAGGTAATTTCCGAAACAGGGTGAAGGTATATGGGGATGATGAAATCGGCCAACTGGGAGCAGCATTTAATTATCTTGGTGAAAGGTTGACCGAGGCATTAACCCAAAATGAAGAAGAAAGAGAAAAACTCTCCTCTATCATTTCTAATATGAGCGATGGGGTTATTGCTGAAGATGATTCAGAACATATCATTCTTATTAATGAAAAGGCCCAATGGTTATTGGGGATAGGAGAGAATGAGTGGATCAACAAAAGCATTAATGATCTTCTAAAATTGCCAGATGAAGACGAGTTTGGTCCCTTCACAGAAAAGGATAATTCCTTTCTATTGGAATTGGGGAGTTCTCCCGATGAGATAAAAAATGTCCGGGTCATCTTTTCCTCCATTAAACGCTCTGGCCAGAGGGTTGGGAAGATTGCCGTTCTTCAGGATATGACCGAACAAGTTAAGTTAGAGGTAGAAAGGAAAGAATTTGTAGCCAATGTGTCCCATGAGCTAAGGACCCCGTTGACAACGATTAAGAGTTATTTGGAAGCATTGGAGGATGGAGCTGTTCAAGATGAACAACTGGCCCCAAAGTTCTTTCGTGTATTACAGATGGAAACGGATCGTATGATTCGCCTGGTCAATGACCTCCTGCAATTAGCTAAGATGGACTCCAGACAAGTCCAGTTGTCTTATCAGGATACAGAAATGAATCTTTTTCTTCAGGATACCATAGATCGTTTCTCTGTTCAGGCAAAAAATAAAGGGATCACCCTTAAACTGGTTTCTCCAAGGGAAATTCCAAATCTTAGGATTGATAAGGATCAAATGATCCAAGTAATGGATAATATTCTTTCCAATGCGATAAAAAATACGCCTCAAGGCGGCTCGATTACGATCAATGCTTCTGTTAAAAATAATGGATTTTTTGTAATAGATGTCATAGACAATGGGATAGGAATCCCTAAGAAAGAATTAAATAAGATTTTTGATCGTTTTTACCGAGTGGACAAAGCGAGATCGAGAAACATGGGTGGGACTGGACTGGGGTTGTCTATTGCCCGGGAAATTACAAAACTCCATGGAGGGATGATCTCCCTGGACAGTGAACTAAATAAGGGGACCAAGGTAACCGTAGCGTTGCCGCTTAATCGGGAGAGTGTTGTTTCATGA
- a CDS encoding MBL fold metallo-hydrolase — translation MKFSILASGSTGNSIYIESKETRVLVDAGLSGKQIEEALGKIGVDPNTLDALIITHEHVDHIKGIGVLARRYKLPIYTNQATWNQLGSAVGKVEEEQVKYLEIGEIKALNDLHVEAFGISHDAAAPMGFCFYQDNKKLGIATDLGYVSQKIKGILQNADALIFEANHDVEMLRMCSYPWNVKRRILSDIGHLSNETSGEALVDIIGEKTKKVYLAHLSKDNNMMELARLTIKNTLEDYGISTEENLTIYDTYPDRPTKLEVV, via the coding sequence ATGAAATTTAGTATACTTGCCAGTGGCAGCACAGGAAATTCTATTTATATTGAGTCAAAAGAAACAAGGGTATTAGTAGATGCCGGATTAAGCGGAAAACAGATAGAAGAGGCACTGGGGAAAATCGGTGTGGATCCCAATACACTGGATGCTTTGATCATTACCCATGAGCATGTTGATCATATAAAAGGCATAGGGGTTTTAGCCAGAAGGTACAAATTACCCATCTATACCAACCAGGCAACCTGGAATCAACTGGGGTCTGCAGTGGGCAAAGTAGAGGAAGAACAGGTGAAATACCTGGAAATAGGGGAGATCAAGGCTTTAAATGACCTCCATGTAGAGGCCTTTGGTATTTCACATGATGCCGCTGCGCCCATGGGATTCTGTTTTTATCAGGACAACAAAAAGCTGGGAATTGCCACAGATTTGGGCTATGTGAGTCAAAAAATAAAGGGTATTTTACAAAATGCCGATGCATTAATTTTTGAAGCAAATCATGATGTGGAGATGCTGAGAATGTGCAGCTATCCGTGGAACGTCAAAAGACGTATTTTAAGTGACATTGGTCATTTATCCAACGAAACCTCCGGAGAAGCATTGGTGGATATCATCGGAGAAAAAACAAAAAAGGTGTATTTGGCCCATTTAAGCAAGGACAACAATATGATGGAACTGGCTCGGCTTACGATCAAAAATACCCTTGAGGATTATGGAATATCTACTGAGGAAAATCTGACGATTTATGATACATACCCAGATCGTCCAACGAAGTTGGAAGTTGTGTGA
- a CDS encoding CxxH/CxxC protein gives MVVCCSEHLELAIDYFVDEYEEAPDLYRLDEVSFTAWTVPATCEFCDRIPKFLVV, from the coding sequence ATGGTTGTATGCTGCAGTGAACATTTGGAACTGGCCATCGATTATTTCGTGGATGAATATGAGGAGGCGCCCGATCTCTATCGGTTAGATGAGGTTTCCTTTACTGCCTGGACCGTACCGGCAACCTGTGAGTTTTGTGATCGAATCCCTAAATTCCTGGTAGTGTAA
- a CDS encoding carbon-nitrogen hydrolase family protein has translation MKIRVSAVQYHLHTIYSFEDFAKQSEHYIKTAEEFGAEFVLFPEFFTTQLMSIGNDQGNALTINELPDFTERYRDLFSSFAKQTNMHIIGGTHVIRRGGRLYNVAHLFYPDGRITEQPKLHMTPTEVIEWKMTPGESFQIFETDKGSIAILTCYDIEFPEIVRMAKAMGADVIFCPSCTDDQHGFHRVRYTSHARAIENQVYVVTTGTVGSLPTVDFMRANFGQAAVITPNDIPFPPRGILAEGEINQDMIVTADLDLELLYQVRESGSVTTWRDRRTDLYPDWK, from the coding sequence ATGAAAATAAGGGTTTCAGCTGTACAATATCACCTTCACACCATATATTCCTTTGAAGATTTTGCTAAACAATCCGAGCATTATATTAAAACAGCCGAGGAATTTGGTGCCGAGTTTGTTTTATTCCCCGAGTTTTTTACAACTCAATTGATGTCTATCGGCAACGATCAAGGAAATGCCTTAACCATCAATGAATTACCTGATTTCACAGAGCGTTACCGGGATTTGTTTTCATCCTTTGCAAAACAAACCAACATGCACATTATCGGCGGCACCCATGTCATCCGAAGGGGTGGTCGTTTATACAATGTTGCTCATTTGTTTTACCCGGATGGAAGAATCACAGAACAGCCCAAACTTCATATGACACCGACGGAAGTGATAGAATGGAAGATGACTCCGGGCGAAAGCTTTCAGATATTTGAAACCGATAAAGGATCCATCGCCATCTTAACTTGCTACGATATCGAATTTCCAGAAATCGTTCGTATGGCTAAGGCCATGGGAGCTGATGTGATTTTTTGTCCTTCCTGCACAGATGATCAACATGGATTCCATCGTGTCCGTTACACCAGTCATGCGAGGGCGATAGAAAACCAAGTCTATGTTGTTACTACGGGAACAGTCGGTTCTTTGCCTACGGTTGACTTTATGCGGGCAAATTTCGGTCAAGCAGCAGTGATTACACCCAACGATATTCCATTTCCGCCACGCGGCATCTTGGCAGAAGGAGAAATCAATCAGGATATGATTGTTACTGCAGATCTGGATTTAGAACTGTTATACCAGGTTCGTGAGAGTGGATCTGTAACCACCTGGCGTGACCGGCGAACGGATCTCTATCCTGATTGGAAATAA
- a CDS encoding S1C family serine protease encodes MPFFDDDFFEEEFPNRPRRKRGFFSAILGSIIGGTIVLFSIPLLYQLGWVNLPIMQTPIQKDVPPDPVQPGSGNATPESSRIYRLTVESAVIDAVAKMEEAVVGVVNIQKQENFWSGGTSVEAGTGSGVIFDIKGDKALIVTNFHVIEGYNKVEVALITGERISAKVIGFDYYTDLAVLEIDSAYAKAVAQFGDSTTLKVGEPAIAIGNPLGLEFSRTVTMGIISAKERTVPRDINNDGQPEWELEVIQTDAAINPGNSGGALINIDGQLIGINSIKIMEKGVEGLGFAIPINDVKPIIDDIVAFGEPQRALMGIEPVDLSLYSNDELKKLELPKNVTQGVLVRSVTPQGPAYQGGLQNLDVITKLDETPVYNSAQLRKYLYKEKNPGDKIKVTFYRQGQLMTTEIILGKLQMIP; translated from the coding sequence ATGCCATTTTTTGATGATGACTTTTTCGAAGAAGAATTTCCAAACAGGCCTAGACGAAAGAGAGGATTCTTTTCCGCTATCCTGGGATCCATTATAGGCGGAACTATCGTTCTGTTTAGTATACCGTTGCTCTATCAGCTTGGTTGGGTCAATCTTCCTATCATGCAAACGCCCATACAAAAGGATGTTCCACCCGATCCGGTTCAACCCGGCTCAGGAAATGCCACTCCGGAATCCAGCCGGATTTATCGATTAACAGTGGAGTCTGCCGTTATTGACGCCGTGGCAAAAATGGAAGAGGCTGTCGTGGGAGTTGTAAATATTCAAAAACAGGAAAACTTTTGGAGCGGGGGAACCAGTGTTGAAGCTGGAACCGGTTCAGGAGTAATTTTTGATATCAAAGGGGATAAAGCGCTAATTGTCACCAATTTTCACGTGATCGAAGGCTATAATAAAGTAGAGGTAGCTCTGATTACGGGGGAACGGATATCTGCAAAAGTGATTGGATTTGATTATTATACGGATTTGGCTGTATTGGAAATTGATTCGGCCTATGCCAAAGCGGTGGCACAATTTGGAGATTCCACTACTCTAAAGGTTGGAGAACCAGCCATTGCCATCGGTAATCCATTGGGATTGGAATTCTCCAGAACCGTCACCATGGGAATCATTAGTGCAAAAGAAAGGACGGTACCAAGGGACATTAACAATGATGGCCAGCCGGAATGGGAACTGGAAGTGATTCAGACCGATGCTGCTATCAACCCAGGAAACAGCGGAGGTGCTCTGATTAATATTGATGGGCAGCTGATCGGAATCAACAGCATTAAGATCATGGAAAAAGGGGTGGAAGGATTAGGTTTTGCCATCCCGATTAATGATGTAAAGCCCATCATTGATGATATTGTGGCCTTTGGAGAACCCCAACGGGCACTGATGGGAATTGAGCCGGTCGATTTGTCCCTTTATTCCAATGATGAATTGAAGAAGTTAGAGCTGCCCAAGAATGTTACCCAAGGGGTTCTGGTGAGAAGCGTTACTCCTCAGGGACCTGCTTATCAGGGGGGATTGCAAAATCTTGACGTAATTACCAAGCTGGATGAAACTCCGGTTTATAATTCTGCCCAACTAAGAAAATACCTTTATAAAGAGAAAAATCCTGGGGACAAGATAAAGGTAACCTTTTACCGCCAGGGCCAACTGATGACGACAGAAATTATTCTGGGAAAACTGCAAATGATTCCATAA
- a CDS encoding YycH family regulatory protein: MIERIKSMVLIILVLFSILLTWQLWNSQPNFEVLKTESYIAPPPTGKPKEITDVALPIQVIFHYGKERHTVSLPSMAQYRIVLEKMSGWYFDDFKQLYFSTDELKEIAQNELGLEIVYPTNYDTTLFPYLLNVKGEIPSFQGVNRIWIYYDAKEEVTYGLFLSKGSNMVIQARTVLTSADLQNFYLGLGNNLPSYQLYISGRNMLYLPNEPISIKRVWYKKDTISIDNMIDSLFIDPSLTRQIKERDGSIIYTDGNRALQYLDFNQSISYHNPLVDDTQNTDPKGKSFLDSIHFINRQGGWNGDYIISKISSDGFRGKNMVYREMVNSFLVYMKEPNPYGTISIQIKGNFISGYQRSLIRRGDYISHQTIDIATGEQLMDWLEKKGKREGIQEIYPAYLATFTDDNMIRFDPVWIIKYENNSTIYLDAELTRGEAEIGLE; the protein is encoded by the coding sequence ATGATTGAAAGAATTAAATCAATGGTTTTGATCATCCTGGTATTATTTAGCATCCTCCTCACCTGGCAGCTTTGGAACAGTCAACCCAACTTTGAAGTGTTAAAAACGGAATCCTATATTGCCCCTCCTCCCACTGGCAAACCGAAAGAAATTACAGATGTTGCCCTACCTATCCAAGTGATTTTTCATTACGGAAAGGAACGGCATACCGTCTCCCTTCCCAGTATGGCCCAATATCGAATCGTTCTGGAGAAAATGTCGGGTTGGTATTTTGATGATTTTAAACAATTATATTTTTCCACGGATGAATTAAAAGAAATCGCTCAAAACGAACTAGGTTTGGAAATTGTGTATCCTACGAATTATGATACAACCCTATTCCCATACTTGTTAAACGTTAAGGGGGAAATTCCCTCCTTTCAAGGGGTAAACAGAATTTGGATTTATTATGATGCAAAGGAAGAGGTTACGTATGGATTATTCTTAAGCAAAGGCAGTAACATGGTCATTCAAGCTAGAACCGTTTTGACCTCTGCTGATTTGCAAAATTTCTACTTGGGATTAGGAAATAATTTACCGTCCTATCAACTGTATATTTCAGGAAGAAATATGCTCTATTTACCTAACGAGCCCATTTCCATCAAAAGGGTATGGTACAAGAAAGATACCATTTCTATTGATAATATGATAGACAGCCTATTTATTGATCCTTCCCTTACGAGACAAATCAAAGAAAGGGACGGCTCCATCATTTATACCGATGGAAACAGAGCCCTGCAGTATTTAGATTTTAATCAAAGCATCTCATACCATAATCCGTTGGTAGATGATACCCAGAATACGGACCCAAAAGGGAAGTCCTTTCTAGATTCCATTCACTTTATTAATCGCCAGGGAGGATGGAACGGAGATTATATCATCTCTAAGATCAGTTCAGATGGGTTTAGGGGAAAGAACATGGTGTACCGGGAAATGGTCAATTCCTTTTTGGTATATATGAAAGAACCCAATCCATATGGAACCATCTCCATCCAAATAAAAGGAAATTTCATTTCAGGTTATCAACGGTCTCTGATCAGGAGGGGGGACTATATTAGCCATCAAACCATCGATATCGCCACCGGTGAGCAACTAATGGATTGGTTGGAGAAGAAGGGGAAAAGGGAAGGAATTCAAGAGATTTATCCAGCTTATTTAGCAACTTTTACAGATGACAATATGATTCGATTTGATCCGGTATGGATTATTAAGTATGAAAATAACAGCACGATATACCTTGATGCGGAATTAACAAGGGGTGAAGCCGAGATTGGACTGGAGTAA
- the rlmH gene encoding 23S rRNA (pseudouridine(1915)-N(3))-methyltransferase RlmH → MRMTILSVGKLKEKYLKQGINEYIKRLSPYAKLQLIEVPDEKAPDILSQAEEEQVKNREGEKILSHLKGDDYVIALAIEGKMVSSEQLAEKLDQLATYGTSSITFIIGGSLGLSDEVKKRADLQLSFSKMTFPHQLMRLILLEQIYRAFRINRGEPYHK, encoded by the coding sequence ATGAGAATGACCATTTTGTCGGTGGGTAAATTAAAAGAGAAATATTTGAAGCAGGGTATCAATGAATATATAAAACGGTTATCTCCCTACGCTAAATTACAATTGATCGAAGTGCCTGATGAAAAAGCCCCGGACATCCTCAGCCAAGCAGAAGAGGAACAGGTAAAAAATAGAGAAGGAGAGAAAATATTATCCCATCTGAAAGGGGATGACTATGTCATTGCACTGGCAATAGAGGGAAAAATGGTTTCCTCCGAGCAGCTTGCTGAAAAGCTGGACCAGCTAGCCACTTACGGCACCAGTTCTATCACCTTCATCATCGGGGGATCATTAGGGCTGTCAGATGAAGTAAAGAAAAGGGCGGACCTCCAACTTTCCTTTTCCAAAATGACCTTCCCCCATCAATTGATGAGATTAATCTTACTGGAGCAAATTTACCGGGCTTTTCGCATTAATCGGGGTGAACCGTACCATAAGTGA
- the yycI gene encoding two-component system regulatory protein YycI: MDWSKAKSILIVAFLLLNIFLVYQNLNKEGILQKNLGQDELVSETLSLLQEKQIVITAPLPKENSPLPYLYVNMTNQEEKRVTIDKTLSSPTNVEEINKVLEEKIPWFKEYIYLPSLSTGQTLTYIQTFQQIPLFGAELNVFLKNNRITGYNQILYRVINIGEKRPTISYYMAIRTLVDNGIIGNKESITDIKLGYYGQVNNTDGVQVLVPVWRVTHDSGVHYINGITGGIEETSIKRSMVEETTR; the protein is encoded by the coding sequence TTGGACTGGAGTAAAGCAAAAAGTATTCTTATCGTTGCGTTTTTATTACTGAATATATTTTTGGTCTACCAAAATCTAAATAAAGAAGGAATATTGCAGAAGAATTTGGGACAGGATGAATTGGTTTCTGAAACCCTTTCTCTGTTGCAGGAGAAACAAATTGTAATCACTGCCCCGCTCCCGAAAGAGAATTCCCCTCTTCCCTATCTGTACGTCAACATGACAAATCAGGAGGAGAAAAGGGTGACCATAGACAAAACATTGTCATCTCCGACCAATGTGGAAGAGATTAATAAAGTATTAGAAGAAAAGATCCCCTGGTTCAAAGAATATATTTATCTCCCTTCACTAAGTACAGGCCAAACGTTAACGTATATCCAAACTTTCCAACAGATTCCACTTTTTGGTGCAGAGCTGAATGTATTTCTCAAAAATAACCGCATCACAGGGTACAATCAGATTTTGTACAGGGTTATCAATATTGGAGAAAAAAGGCCAACCATTTCTTATTACATGGCTATCCGAACATTGGTGGACAATGGTATTATAGGGAATAAAGAATCGATTACCGATATAAAACTGGGTTACTACGGACAGGTGAACAACACCGATGGCGTTCAGGTTTTGGTCCCTGTTTGGAGAGTAACCCATGATTCCGGGGTTCATTATATAAATGGCATTACCGGAGGAATAGAGGAAACTTCAATAAAAAGATCGATGGTGGAGGAAACAACAAGATGA